Below is a window of Agathobacter rectalis ATCC 33656 DNA.
AAATCTCCTGTACATCAGCCCTTGCACCGATATTTACATGCGACACTCTCTCTATTTCTTTGTCAATAAGCTCTTTCTTTTTACATACATAGTCATATCTTTCCTTTGAAATCAGGCCAACCTCGTATCCCTTCTCGGTGAGGCGCAAATCTGCATTGTCCTGTCTTAAAAGGAGACGATATTCCGCTCTTGAAGTCATCATGCGGTAAGGTTCTCTATTTTTCTTAGTGACCAGATCATCTATCAACACACCTATGTACGCTTCTGACCTGTCAAGTATCAATGGCTTTTTGCCAAGTATCTTCATTGCTGCATTAATGCCGGCGATAAGTCCCTGACAGGCTGCCTCCTCATATCCGGACGAACCGTTGAACTGTCCACCACTGAACAGACCATGTATTTTCTTAAACTCGAGCGATGCATATAGCTGGTTTGCATTGATACAGTCGTACTCTATGGCATAAGCGTCTCTTACTATCTTCACATTTTCAAGTCCCGGAAGGGTGCGGTACATCTCATACTGCACATCCTCAGGCATAGAAGATGACATTCCTCCGACATACATCTCGTTTGTATTAAGTCCCTCCGGCTCAATAAATATCTGATGTCTTTCCTTTTCAGCAAACTTAACCACCTTATCCTCTATTGAAGGACAATACCTAGGACCTGTTCCCTCTATGATACCTGCATAAATCGGCGAACGGTCTAGATTGTTTCTGATAATCTCATGGGTCTTACTATTCGTATATGTAAGCCAGCATGAAACCTGATCAATCTGCACACTTTCAGGATCAGTTGTAAATGAAAACGGCACTACCCTATCGTCACCGAACTGCTCCTCCATCTTGGAAAAATCAAGACTTCTCTTATCTACACGCGCTGGAGTTCCTGTTTTGAATCTGCGCATCTCAATTCCATGATCTATGAGCGACTGAGTCAAATGGTTGGCTGCCAAAAGTCCATTCGGACCTGTATGAGTGATCATCTCGCCGGTTAAGCACCTGGCTCTTAAATATGTACCGGTACACAGCACAATCGCCTTACAATGATATAAAGCTCCCGAAGTAGTTTTTGCACCGACTATATTATTATTCTCATCGGTAACAATCTCAGAAACCTCACCCTGTCTTATGGTCAGATGGTCGGTATTTTGAAGGGTTTTTCTCATTTCCATACTATATTCCGCTTTATCTGCCTGCGCGCGGAGAGAATGAACAGCAGGCCCCTTCGATTTATTTAGCATCTTTGACTGGATAAAGGTCTTGTCAATGTTTTTTCCCATCTCGCCGCCAAGTGCATCAATCTCCCTGACGAGATGCCCCTTCGAGCTTCCACCGATATTCGGATTACACGGCATGAGCGCTATACTGTCCACGCTTACCGTGAAAACAATAGTCTCAAGTCCAAGCCTGGCACACGCAAGTGCTGCCTCACATCCCGCATGTCCTGCACCAACTACAACAACATCATAATTTTCTTCAACAAACTTACTGCACATAACTGCCTACTTTCCCATACAAAATTTACTGAATATCTCATCCATCAGATCATCCTCAACCGATTCTCCTATTATGAGTCCAAGCGACTCATACGCACTCATCAAATCAATCGAATAAAAATCCTCCGGCATATCATCATCAATACTGTTCATAACAAGCTTAAGACTTTCCTTAGCATCTGACAATAGTTTTTTATGCCTGATATTTGTGATATAAATCTCATCATTGAATGAGACCTCTCCATCAAAAAACATTTCCTTTATTGTATCAGAAAGCTCATCTATTCCCGAGCTTTCCTTTGCAGAAACCGAAATAACCGTTTTATCCACAAGCTTTTTTATATCATCTGCCGACACCTTTGAAGCCAGATCCGACTTATTTAGTAAAATGACAGCCTTTTTATCCTTAATAAAATTGATAATATCATAATCATTATCATCAAGTGCCACTGACGAATCAACCACATATATGATTAAATCAGCTCCATTGGCATGCTCCATTGCCTTTTTCACACCAATTTTTTCAACAACATCCTCAGTGCTTCTAATACCTGCAGTATCAACGAGATTTAAGGTTATTCCACCAATATTAATCTGCTCCTCAAGCACATCTCTCGTGGTTCCGGCTATATCCGTGACAATTGCCCTGTCAGTTCCGACAAGCACATTTAAAAGAGATGACTTTCCGGCATTTGGCTTTCCAATGATGACTGTATTTATTCCTTCCTTCAGAATCCTGCCATTATCTGAGGTTTTTAACAGACCATCTATCTCCATATACTCGTTATCCACAATTGCACGTAGTTTTTGTGGATAACCATCCAGGGAAATGTGTTCAGGGTCGTCAAGTGCCGACTCAATAAAAGCAATCTCATGCAAAAGCTGCTCTCTTATCTGCCTGATGCTTCCGAGCACGGCTCCGCCTAGCTGGCTTAAAGAGCTTTTGAGCGCAAAATCATTTTTTGAATTTATTACATCTATAACAGATTCTGCCTGGGATAAATCAATCCTGCCGTTTAAAAATGCCCTTTTAGTAAACTCTCCGGGCTCTGCCGGTCTTGCTCCGTTTTTGATTACCGCTTCAAGCACTCTCTTCATAACATACACACCACCGTGGCAGTCTATCTCCACAGTGTCCTCCCTGGTGTATGTATTTGGAGCCTTCATCAAAAGCACCATAACCTCATCTATTTTCTCATCGCCGTCATATATAAAACCATAATGAATGGTATGTGACTGACAGGCGCTTATTTTCTTTTTATTATTCTTGCTTTTATAAATCCTATCTATTACCGAAAGTGCATCATCTCCGCTTATCCTGATAATTCCGATTCCTGACGGAGACATAGCTGTGGCAATAGCCGCTATTGTATCATTTTGCATATGAAATTCCTCAAAAATTCTAAGATAATATATATTCAAAAAGGATACCTGAAACCAGATACCCTTTTAATGATTTATATCTATTATTTCTTAAGTGTCACAACAACGTGTCTGTAAGGCTCATCACCCTCGCTGTGTGTTTCAACAAATCTATCATTCTGAAGTGCAGAATGAATCACTCTTCTCTCAAAAGGATTCATCGGCTCAAGAGAAACAGGTCTCTTTGTACGCTTAACCTTGAATGAAATATTCTTGGCAAGATTCTCAAGTGTCTCTCTTCTTCTCTTTCTGTAATCCTCAGTATCAATCTTTACTCTGTAGTAATTCTCAGACTGCTTATTGATAGCAAGATTTGTAAGGTACTGGAGTGAATCGAGAGTCTGACCTCTCTTGCCGATTAAAACGCCCATCTCAGGACCGTTAAGCTCAACATCAACATTTCTGTTGTCCTCATCCACTTTGATATCAATAGTAACCTCAAGCTTCATTGCCTTAAACACACTGTCAAGGAATTCGCGAATCTCATCCTCAACACTTGCCTCGGCCTTTTTAACCTTGATGACAGCATCACGGCTGCCAATTCCAAGAAAACCATTGCTTCCCTTATCAATTACCTCATACTCGAGCTTATCGCTTGTTGTTCCAAGTTTAATAGATGCCTCTGTCAAAGCATCGTCAATTGTTTTTGCAGATACTTCAATGTATTCCACTATTTTCTCCCCCTATTTGCGTGAATTGCGTTCATTAAACTCTTTAACCATATTAGCCTTTGAAGCAAGTGAGCCTGCCTTTGCATTAGCCTTGTACTCAGCGGCCTTTGCAAGCTTCTCCTCTGTGCCTGCTGATACAGATACGTTTGCCTTATTGTCAATTGACTTTGTCTTAATCTGAGCTGCCTTCTTTATATAATCCTCAGACAGTCCCATTTTTTCTCTCTTCTTCTTTGCCTTTTCCTCGTTCTTTGCCATAACAGCCTCAAGATCAAGATTCTCTATATGTCTGTTGACGAAGAACTGCTGGATACCTCTTACAAGTGCAGAGCAGATCCAGTAAATACCAAGACCTACAGGAACTGTAAAGCAGATAACAAATGACATAAGTGGCATCATAAGATTCATCATCTTCATCTGGCTTGCCATCTGATCATTGCCATTTGTAGCCTGTGGCATAAGCTTGATATTGATCATCTGTGTCAGATATGACAGTACAGGAATAAGCAGTGCAAGTATTACAAAAAGTAACCACTTATCAGGCTTGTCCGTAAAGTTGCTCTTTATGATATACCAAGGTGTATCTGAGATATTCAGTCCCAAAAAGTAGTTGAAATGAAGTAACGCATCGTGCGTCTTCTCAACTGCGCTCTGGATACCATCAAAAAACTTACCGTCCATAAGAGCATCCCAGCCCTTTGAAGGAAGCTTATAAAGGATATCAATGATAAAATTGTTTAAAGTATCACCACTTGCATCAGCAAGCTTTGAAGCCGCATTTGAAGCGTTAAGACCGCTTGATGTAACAACATTATACTTCTCCATCAATTGTACAAGTTTATCTGAATAATTATCTACACCTTTAATTTGATCAACAAGCCCTGTAAAAGAGCCCTTAACTCCGCTCAGATAAGCAGGAATATTGTAGAACACACGGTACAGTGCAAACAGAATAGGCATCTGTATAAGCATCTGCACACAGCTTCCCATCGGAGAAATACCGTACTTCTGATACAAAAGCTGTGTTTCCTCCTGCATGGCCATCATTGAAGCCTGATCCTTTTTATTTTTATATTTAGCCTGGATAGCCTGCATCTCAGGCTGC
It encodes the following:
- the mnmG gene encoding tRNA uridine-5-carboxymethylaminomethyl(34) synthesis enzyme MnmG; amino-acid sequence: MCSKFVEENYDVVVVGAGHAGCEAALACARLGLETIVFTVSVDSIALMPCNPNIGGSSKGHLVREIDALGGEMGKNIDKTFIQSKMLNKSKGPAVHSLRAQADKAEYSMEMRKTLQNTDHLTIRQGEVSEIVTDENNNIVGAKTTSGALYHCKAIVLCTGTYLRARCLTGEMITHTGPNGLLAANHLTQSLIDHGIEMRRFKTGTPARVDKRSLDFSKMEEQFGDDRVVPFSFTTDPESVQIDQVSCWLTYTNSKTHEIIRNNLDRSPIYAGIIEGTGPRYCPSIEDKVVKFAEKERHQIFIEPEGLNTNEMYVGGMSSSMPEDVQYEMYRTLPGLENVKIVRDAYAIEYDCINANQLYASLEFKKIHGLFSGGQFNGSSGYEEAACQGLIAGINAAMKILGKKPLILDRSEAYIGVLIDDLVTKKNREPYRMMTSRAEYRLLLRQDNADLRLTEKGYEVGLISKERYDYVCKKKELIDKEIERVSHVNIGARADVQEILKKYNSIELSNGTTLEELIRRPELDYDKLAPIDPDRPKLSDDTREQINILIKYAGYISRQIKQVSHFKKLEKKLLPTDFDYNTISGLRIEAQQKLNEFQPLSIGQASRISGVTPADISVLLVFLEQLKYSNPDLFSRLNPDNTSVEQ
- the mnmE gene encoding tRNA uridine-5-carboxymethylaminomethyl(34) synthesis GTPase MnmE, yielding MQNDTIAAIATAMSPSGIGIIRISGDDALSVIDRIYKSKNNKKKISACQSHTIHYGFIYDGDEKIDEVMVLLMKAPNTYTREDTVEIDCHGGVYVMKRVLEAVIKNGARPAEPGEFTKRAFLNGRIDLSQAESVIDVINSKNDFALKSSLSQLGGAVLGSIRQIREQLLHEIAFIESALDDPEHISLDGYPQKLRAIVDNEYMEIDGLLKTSDNGRILKEGINTVIIGKPNAGKSSLLNVLVGTDRAIVTDIAGTTRDVLEEQINIGGITLNLVDTAGIRSTEDVVEKIGVKKAMEHANGADLIIYVVDSSVALDDNDYDIINFIKDKKAVILLNKSDLASKVSADDIKKLVDKTVISVSAKESSGIDELSDTIKEMFFDGEVSFNDEIYITNIRHKKLLSDAKESLKLVMNSIDDDMPEDFYSIDLMSAYESLGLIIGESVEDDLMDEIFSKFCMGK
- the jag gene encoding RNA-binding cell elongation regulator Jag/EloR, coding for MEYIEVSAKTIDDALTEASIKLGTTSDKLEYEVIDKGSNGFLGIGSRDAVIKVKKAEASVEDEIREFLDSVFKAMKLEVTIDIKVDEDNRNVDVELNGPEMGVLIGKRGQTLDSLQYLTNLAINKQSENYYRVKIDTEDYRKRRRETLENLAKNISFKVKRTKRPVSLEPMNPFERRVIHSALQNDRFVETHSEGDEPYRHVVVTLKK
- a CDS encoding YidC/Oxa1 family membrane protein insertase, which gives rise to MSDILLTAYPGSILGPIAKLLGILMDWIYSGISNITGGRVESVVLSIVIITIIIYMCLLPLTIKQQKFSKLSQKMQPEMQAIQAKYKNKKDQASMMAMQEETQLLYQKYGISPMGSCVQMLIQMPILFALYRVFYNIPAYLSGVKGSFTGLVDQIKGVDNYSDKLVQLMEKYNVVTSSGLNASNAASKLADASGDTLNNFIIDILYKLPSKGWDALMDGKFFDGIQSAVEKTHDALLHFNYFLGLNISDTPWYIIKSNFTDKPDKWLLFVILALLIPVLSYLTQMINIKLMPQATNGNDQMASQMKMMNLMMPLMSFVICFTVPVGLGIYWICSALVRGIQQFFVNRHIENLDLEAVMAKNEEKAKKKREKMGLSEDYIKKAAQIKTKSIDNKANVSVSAGTEEKLAKAAEYKANAKAGSLASKANMVKEFNERNSRK